The DNA segment TCCCTTAGTAACCGAATCCCCCTACGCCAGTTCCTCCCGGTGCATTGAAAAAATCTCACATAATTTATTGAAAAAAGAACAGTTAACTTTAAATGGTTACTTTTCGCCCCGGGTAGCCTATCGTTAAAGGCTTTTCACTATGAACGGTTTATCCAAAAAAAATTATTACCAGATTCTGGACATTAAGCGAAACGCGTCACAGGGCGAAATTCAAAGGGCCTACCATTTGATGAAAAAAACCTTTCGTCACGGATCCTTGGCCACCTATTCCCTCATGCAATCCTCAGAAATGAATTTAATCCAGGAAAAAATTCATGAAGCCTATAAAACCCTCGGAAATGAAAGGGAGCGCCTTAATTATGATCTGACCCTTTCACCCTATACCCAACCGGAATTAACGGACCCCGGGCCCCCCAACCCCAATTGTGAAAACCCGGTCCGTCAACCGGAGACCTCCTTGGGTCCGGAACTGCATGGGTTTTTGTCGAATATCGATGAGGTGTGCACCGGTAAATTACTAAGGAAATATAGGGAATGGATGGGAATTCATCTTGAAGAAATTGCATTGGAAACCCGTATTAACCCGGAATATCTCCACCTGATTGAAGAAGATTTGTATTCCCGTCTTCCAAATGAGGTGTTTTTACGTTCCTACCTCCAACAGTATGCCAAATGCTTGGGAATTAATTCAAAAGAAGTTTCGGAAGGATTTTTAAAAAAATACCGTTTTGGGAAAAACCTCTCCCCCCGGATTTAAGGATACCCCCCTTTTCTCTCCTATTTAAAAAAACCTTATCCAAACCACAATCGATTCTTTGCCTTTTCGGGTGATTAAGCGCCCTTGACCCCGGTCATGAACCTGGTATACTTGTGAATTACAAACCTTTGTTTAAAAATGATATTTACTTTAAATGAAATCACAATTTACAATCAAAACCCCCTTATTTTAAAAGGGTATCCATTGATGGCCCTTTTACCATGAATACGCAGCCCATTCCCGATCTCACAGACCTCTCCCATTATACCGTAACGATTCATTTCAAGGATGGAAGGATCCAAGATGCCCTGCTGCAATCGGATTTATTAACGGAAAAAACCCTTCGATATATTCCACAATCCTCGGTTCACGATCGCAGGAAGTTTCCCAGAGTTCCCTTTATAAAGGAAATCCGGTTGGATCAATTGGGTATCAGGAAGACTACTGATTTAAGTAACAGGGGAATGTATATCGAATGCATCACGCCATACCCTAATGGTACCATCCTCCCCATTTCCTTGGACTTAGGAAAAGAGACCCTGGGAATGGAGGTTCGGGTGGCCTTTACGGACCCTGGAATCGGAATGGGATTAGAGTTTTATAGGACCTCCTCCTCCATTCAATTAAAAATTGAAGCTTTGGTCCACCGGATTTTAAAGAATTCCAACGGAAATTTTGTTAAAAGCCGAAGAAAAGGCCTTGACCGAAGGGAAGAAAATAAAAAGCAGGAGTCCTACTTCAACAAACTGGGAATCCGCCGCCATGCAAAAGAGCGAAGAGTTAAGGAAAAAAAATCCATTCCCTCATTGGAGGTTAACCTTTCTCAAATTAAATCCATTTTCTTTCCCAACACCATTACCGACCCCCACTCTAAAGCGCAACCCGTGATTATTGAGTTTCGAGATGGTGAGGATATCCAAGCCACTGTTTTTGATATCTCCCCTGAACCTTTAGGTTTTTTTGCAGATTTAAATATGACCGAGGAAATCCGCTATACTATTTTCATCGTCAAATCCGCAGTTAAACACATTGAATATATTTTTTAAATTCCTTTCCAAAAACCTTTCTCAAACTCCTTTTTAAAGGCCCCTCCCATACACTAAATTTAAATAAATAATAAAACCTAGATTTTAATCAGGTTTTATTAGATCAATTAGTTATAAAATTTCTGAAGGAAACCGATCCTTTTTTTGTTATACTTAGAAAATTAGGCAAAAAAATTAAAAGGTTTTGGGTTTTTTACCCAACTATTTGAAAATATGCCCCAAACATTACTTTCGGCTGCGGTAACCAGGCTCCTCGGCCCTCTCATCCGAATTCTTCTCCGCTACGGGATTCCCTTCGGAACCTTTGCTGATTTGGCAGAAAAGGTCTATGTAGATATCGCTTATAAGGAGTTTAGGCTTAAAGGAAGAGCTAAATCCATCTCCAGAACATCCATCCTCACCGGGTTAACCCGCAAGGAGGTTAAACGCATCATTTCCCTTAAGGACCCAGAAAAAATAGAACTCACAGAAGAGTTTAACCGGGCGGCACGAGTCATCAGCGGGTGGATCCGGGACCCACAGTTTTTAAACCCGGCTCATGAACCTTTAGGCCTTCCCCTGGAAGGAAGGGGGCCAACCCTGGCCAAATTAATAAAGCTTTACAGTGGCGATGTACCCGTTCGGGCAGTCCTTGACGAACTTATTCGTGTAGGTGCAATAGAGAAGTTGGCCAATAAGCAGTTCAAACTTCTATGTAGGGCCTACATTCCTCAAACGGATAAAGAAGGAAAATTTAAAATCCTAGGAACCGATGTCAAAGATCTTATAACGACCATTGACCATAACCTTCAAACCCCCCCAGGTCACACATTCTTCCAACGAAAGGTTTATTATGACAATCTTCCCGTTGAAGCACTCAAGGAACTACGTAAAAAAACCAACAAACGGGGGCAGGCCTTTTTGGAGTTTTTTGACCGCTTCTTAGCCCAGCATGACCGTGATGCAAACCCCACCATTAAGGGCACCCAACGAAAACGGGCAGGAATTGGAATCTATTATTTCGAAGAGGATTTTAATCAGAAAGGAAAAGAGGATGAAGCCCGGGCTTAATAAAATTTTAATGGTTGGGATATTTTCCCTTAGCCTGCTATCCTGTGGCGGTGAAACAAGTGGCCTAGGTGGGGGCGGCAGCACCCCAAGTGGATCGGGAGGAGGAGGAATTATTGGAACAGGGAAAACCATTGTTGGAAAAATTAACGCGTTGGATGGTCCCAGGGTAAATGGTTTAAAACTGAATACGGTTGAAGCTGTAGTTACCCTGAATGGAAAATTGGGAACGATGAAGGACTTAGAGGTTGGAATGATTGTGAGCATTCAAGGAAAGGAACATGAAGAGGGAATATTATCAGTCACGCGTATTATCTTTGAAAATGAAATGGAGGGCCCAATTGATTCCATTGATTTGGTCCAAAAAACCCTATTCGTTCAGGGGCAAACTGTTTTTATTAATGATGCAACCGTTTTCTCAAAAACGACGGGTTTGGACACACTAAAGCAAAACAATATGATTGAAATTAGTGGTTATCTAACCTTTAAAGGGATCCAAGCCACCTGGATCAGATTAAAACCTATTTCTTTCATCCCGGGCATCACGATCGTAAATTTAAAGGGAACTGTTTCCAGCCTAAATCCAACAGGTAAAACCTTTTTTATTCAAGACCAACGAATTGATTTTAGTAATTCTTCCGTTTTCCCTGAAAATTTCCCGCCCGAAGGGTTGGCCAATGGGCTTTGGGTTGATGTTGAAGGAACACGGGACAACCCAGGCATCCTTCATGCCACCCGCATCCAAAAAAAAGAACCCACTTTTGGAGGCCAACCCGGGGATAATTTTGATATTGAAGGATTCGTAACAAAAATTTCCTCCCTTAACCAATTTTATATTGGAAATATTATCGTGAATTTAAAGGGGGAAACAGATTATAAAGGGGGGAGAAGTTCCGATATTGGCCTCAATGTTTTTCTAGAAGTGGAAGGCATCCTGAATGAAAATATGGCATTAATCGCCGAAAAAATCTCATTCCGCACGGGAAATGATATTTGGATTGAAGCCCAGGCTGATTTCATTGATCCAGTTAATCAGAGCATTAACGTTTTTGGTCATGTTCTCGTAATGATTAACCTTCATACCCCAATAAGAGATAAAAGGGACCACCTCAACCCATTTGGACTGGATGATATCGTTTCTGGGGAGCGAATTCGAATCACTGGTTTTCAAAAGGGGTCTTTTGTTGTGGCCAACCTTCTTGAACGGGAAGATCAAAACCCAACAGTGATTTTACAAGGAAAGGTGCAAACCGGTTCAATTAATCAACCGGAATTCTCTATCTTGGGTGTTTTAGTAAAAACCACTTCCCAAACTGAATTTAAAAATATTCA comes from the Nitrospiria bacterium genome and includes:
- a CDS encoding helix-turn-helix domain-containing protein, translated to MNGLSKKNYYQILDIKRNASQGEIQRAYHLMKKTFRHGSLATYSLMQSSEMNLIQEKIHEAYKTLGNERERLNYDLTLSPYTQPELTDPGPPNPNCENPVRQPETSLGPELHGFLSNIDEVCTGKLLRKYREWMGIHLEEIALETRINPEYLHLIEEDLYSRLPNEVFLRSYLQQYAKCLGINSKEVSEGFLKKYRFGKNLSPRI
- a CDS encoding PilZ domain-containing protein; this encodes MNTQPIPDLTDLSHYTVTIHFKDGRIQDALLQSDLLTEKTLRYIPQSSVHDRRKFPRVPFIKEIRLDQLGIRKTTDLSNRGMYIECITPYPNGTILPISLDLGKETLGMEVRVAFTDPGIGMGLEFYRTSSSIQLKIEALVHRILKNSNGNFVKSRRKGLDRREENKKQESYFNKLGIRRHAKERRVKEKKSIPSLEVNLSQIKSIFFPNTITDPHSKAQPVIIEFRDGEDIQATVFDISPEPLGFFADLNMTEEIRYTIFIVKSAVKHIEYIF
- a CDS encoding DUF6502 family protein: MPQTLLSAAVTRLLGPLIRILLRYGIPFGTFADLAEKVYVDIAYKEFRLKGRAKSISRTSILTGLTRKEVKRIISLKDPEKIELTEEFNRAARVISGWIRDPQFLNPAHEPLGLPLEGRGPTLAKLIKLYSGDVPVRAVLDELIRVGAIEKLANKQFKLLCRAYIPQTDKEGKFKILGTDVKDLITTIDHNLQTPPGHTFFQRKVYYDNLPVEALKELRKKTNKRGQAFLEFFDRFLAQHDRDANPTIKGTQRKRAGIGIYYFEEDFNQKGKEDEARA
- a CDS encoding DUF5666 domain-containing protein; this encodes MKPGLNKILMVGIFSLSLLSCGGETSGLGGGGSTPSGSGGGGIIGTGKTIVGKINALDGPRVNGLKLNTVEAVVTLNGKLGTMKDLEVGMIVSIQGKEHEEGILSVTRIIFENEMEGPIDSIDLVQKTLFVQGQTVFINDATVFSKTTGLDTLKQNNMIEISGYLTFKGIQATWIRLKPISFIPGITIVNLKGTVSSLNPTGKTFFIQDQRIDFSNSSVFPENFPPEGLANGLWVDVEGTRDNPGILHATRIQKKEPTFGGQPGDNFDIEGFVTKISSLNQFYIGNIIVNLKGETDYKGGRSSDIGLNVFLEVEGILNENMALIAEKISFRTGNDIWIEAQADFIDPVNQSINVFGHVLVMINLHTPIRDKRDHLNPFGLDDIVSGERIRITGFQKGSFVVANLLEREDQNPTVILQGKVQTGSINQPEFSILGVLVKTTSQTEFKNIQNKTLLMNKFFMEMTSESLVRVEGSSDGGTILANKVKIEN